One window of Mycobacteriales bacterium genomic DNA carries:
- a CDS encoding amidohydrolase — MTTESGGAREPARPLLVRARHVLTSGPAGHVRDGAVAIRGDRIAAVGPYPRLAADFPDAEVTGDGTGILTPGFVSTHGHFSEGLVTGIGETHTLWEWFVHVVGPIEPFLTREVAYVGALLKGAEAALSGVTTVADMFCHAPGAEPSTPGVVQALEELGLRGDVSYGAQDDSNPRPLKLVLAEHEALAAAAAASRRSRFRVGLATVPASSDELIGATAELLRDTPRLHVHLHEVREEVTQSRMDRGMGSIEYAARAGLLDAQVVAAHCVWLDDTDIDLLRRHDVAVAHNPVSNMILASGVAPVPRLRREGVTVGLGLDGPASNDSQDMLQTLKIAALLQKVHHLQATALTAPDVLAMATIDGARALGLDAEIGSLEPGKQADLVLFAEASPSLSNVHDPYQELVYCASPRDVHTVWVAGEPVVTGGRAVGVDLAELLPRARELAVKLACDAGLDSELARRDPGPAGTRPADPGR, encoded by the coding sequence GTGACGACCGAGTCGGGGGGCGCGCGGGAGCCCGCGCGTCCCCTCCTCGTCCGGGCCCGGCACGTGCTGACCTCCGGGCCGGCCGGGCACGTCCGGGACGGTGCCGTGGCGATCCGGGGTGACCGGATCGCCGCGGTCGGGCCGTACCCGCGGCTGGCGGCGGACTTCCCGGACGCCGAGGTGACCGGCGACGGCACCGGCATCCTCACCCCGGGCTTCGTCAGCACCCACGGCCACTTCTCCGAGGGCCTGGTCACCGGCATCGGCGAGACCCACACGCTCTGGGAGTGGTTCGTCCACGTCGTCGGGCCGATCGAACCGTTCCTCACCCGCGAGGTCGCGTACGTCGGGGCGCTGCTCAAGGGAGCGGAGGCGGCGCTGTCCGGGGTGACCACGGTGGCCGACATGTTCTGCCACGCCCCCGGCGCCGAGCCGTCCACGCCCGGCGTGGTGCAGGCGCTGGAGGAGCTGGGCCTGCGCGGCGACGTCTCGTACGGGGCCCAGGACGACAGCAACCCGCGACCGCTGAAGCTGGTGCTGGCCGAGCACGAGGCCCTCGCCGCGGCCGCGGCCGCATCCCGGCGGTCCCGGTTCCGGGTCGGGCTGGCGACCGTGCCGGCCTCCTCGGACGAGCTGATCGGGGCCACCGCCGAGCTGCTGCGGGACACCCCGCGGCTGCACGTGCACCTGCACGAGGTGCGCGAGGAGGTCACCCAGTCGCGGATGGACCGCGGCATGGGCTCGATCGAGTACGCCGCCCGGGCCGGCCTGCTCGACGCCCAGGTGGTGGCCGCGCACTGCGTCTGGCTCGACGACACCGACATCGACCTGCTGCGCCGCCACGACGTCGCGGTCGCGCACAACCCGGTCTCGAACATGATCCTCGCCTCCGGGGTGGCGCCGGTGCCGCGGCTGCGCCGGGAGGGCGTCACGGTCGGGCTCGGCCTGGACGGCCCGGCCAGCAACGACAGCCAGGACATGCTGCAGACGCTGAAGATCGCCGCGCTGCTGCAGAAGGTGCACCACCTGCAGGCGACCGCGCTGACCGCGCCGGACGTGCTGGCGATGGCGACCATCGACGGCGCCCGGGCGCTCGGGCTGGACGCCGAGATCGGCTCGCTGGAGCCGGGCAAGCAGGCCGACCTGGTGCTGTTCGCCGAGGCCAGCCCGTCGCTGTCGAACGTGCACGACCCGTACCAGGAGCTGGTCTACTGCGCCTCGCCCCGGGACGTGCACACGGTCTGGGTGGCCGGCGAGCCGGTCGTGACCGGCGGCCGGGCGGTCGGCGTGGACCTGGCGGAGCTGCTGCCGCGGGCCCGCGAGCTGGCGGTGAAACTCGCCTGCGACGCCGGGCTGGACTCCGAGCTCGCCCGCCGGGACCCGGGCCCGGCCGGGACGCGACCGGCTGATCCGGGCAGGTAG
- a CDS encoding ABC transporter substrate-binding protein: protein MRQRKLAPMVAGGIALLLTAAACSSNSTTTDQSAPAPKASGAALSLKGVCPANVVIQTDWFPESEYGNLYQLLGPGYTVDKNKKVLKGPLVASGQDTGVTVEIRNGGPAIGFQQVSAQMYADKSITLGQVSTDEAVQNSQSQPTLAVVAPLEISPIMIAWDKKKHPDFNTIADIGQTNTKILYFQTDTYMQYLLGAGLVRASQLDGSYDGTPSKFVASDGAIANAGFATSEPYIFKAEVEGHSYDTDLQLVNDTGYPMYGEALSIRPADKEKLAPCLKKLVPILQQASVDFITNPAATNTLVIKAVQTLHDFWTYSPGMADYAVKTLKNLGLVGNGPDKTLGNMANDRMQRMIDILTPIFAAQRKTIKTGLQPSDLYTNEFVDPSIGLSTTAK, encoded by the coding sequence ATGCGTCAACGCAAGCTCGCCCCGATGGTGGCAGGCGGCATCGCGCTGCTGCTGACCGCCGCGGCGTGCAGCAGCAACTCGACCACCACGGACCAGAGCGCGCCGGCGCCCAAGGCGTCCGGGGCCGCGCTGAGCCTCAAGGGCGTCTGCCCGGCCAACGTGGTGATCCAGACCGACTGGTTCCCCGAGAGCGAGTACGGCAACCTCTACCAGCTGCTCGGCCCGGGCTACACGGTCGACAAGAACAAGAAGGTCCTGAAGGGCCCGCTGGTCGCCTCCGGTCAGGACACCGGCGTGACCGTGGAGATCCGCAACGGCGGCCCCGCCATCGGCTTCCAGCAGGTCTCGGCCCAGATGTACGCGGACAAGTCGATCACCCTCGGCCAGGTCTCCACCGACGAGGCCGTGCAGAACTCCCAGTCGCAGCCGACCCTCGCGGTCGTCGCGCCGCTGGAGATCAGCCCGATCATGATCGCCTGGGACAAGAAGAAGCACCCGGACTTCAACACGATCGCGGACATCGGCCAGACCAACACCAAGATCCTGTACTTCCAGACCGACACGTACATGCAGTACCTGCTCGGTGCGGGCCTGGTGCGGGCCAGCCAGCTCGACGGCTCCTACGACGGCACGCCGTCGAAGTTCGTCGCCTCCGACGGCGCGATCGCCAACGCCGGCTTCGCCACCTCGGAGCCGTACATCTTCAAGGCCGAGGTCGAGGGGCACTCGTACGACACCGACCTGCAGCTGGTCAACGACACCGGCTACCCGATGTACGGCGAGGCCCTGAGCATCCGGCCGGCCGACAAGGAGAAGCTGGCGCCCTGCCTGAAGAAGCTGGTGCCGATCCTGCAGCAGGCCTCGGTCGACTTCATCACCAACCCGGCCGCGACCAACACGCTGGTCATCAAGGCCGTCCAGACCCTGCACGACTTCTGGACGTACTCGCCGGGCATGGCCGACTACGCGGTCAAGACGCTGAAGAACCTCGGCCTGGTCGGCAACGGCCCGGACAAGACGCTGGGCAACATGGCCAACGACCGGATGCAACGCATGATCGACATCCTCACGCCGATCTTCGCCGCGCAGCGCAAGACCATCAAGACCGGTCTGCAGCCGTCCGACCTCTACACCAACGAGTTCGTCGACCCGTCCATCGGGTTGAGCACGACCGCCAAGTAG
- a CDS encoding ABC transporter permease subunit gives MIVLGVWYYISYVFLDADRRFLLPPPHRVIIVSFFDAQNRTDIFTALWLSTWIAALGLLISIVIGMALGIAMSQARWVERSIYPYAVILQCVPTLALVPVIGFWFDFGLTSRLIVTVLIALFPVISSTLFGLQAAERGQHELFTLHRSNRLVRLWKLQLPAAMPAILTGFQVSATLAIVGSVVGDFFFKQGQAGIGVLIDLYRARLQSEQLFGAALAASLLGVLAFSLFGAINRIATGGWYGSSAYDRPA, from the coding sequence ATGATCGTTCTCGGGGTCTGGTACTACATCTCGTACGTGTTCCTCGACGCCGATCGGCGCTTCCTGCTGCCGCCGCCGCACCGGGTGATCATCGTGTCGTTCTTCGACGCGCAGAACCGGACCGACATCTTCACCGCGCTCTGGCTCTCGACCTGGATCGCCGCGCTCGGCCTGCTCATCTCGATCGTGATCGGGATGGCGCTCGGGATCGCGATGAGCCAGGCCCGCTGGGTGGAGCGCTCGATCTACCCGTACGCGGTGATCCTGCAGTGCGTGCCCACGCTCGCGCTGGTGCCGGTGATCGGCTTCTGGTTCGACTTCGGCCTCACCAGCCGGCTCATCGTGACGGTCCTCATCGCGTTGTTCCCGGTCATCTCCAGCACCCTGTTCGGGCTGCAGGCGGCCGAGCGGGGCCAGCACGAGCTGTTCACGCTGCACCGCTCCAACCGGCTGGTCCGGCTGTGGAAGCTGCAGCTGCCGGCGGCGATGCCGGCGATCCTCACCGGCTTCCAGGTCTCGGCCACGCTCGCGATCGTCGGCTCCGTCGTCGGCGACTTCTTCTTCAAGCAGGGCCAGGCCGGGATCGGCGTGCTCATCGACCTCTACCGGGCCCGGTTGCAGTCCGAGCAGCTCTTCGGCGCCGCCCTCGCCGCGTCTCTCCTCGGCGTGCTGGCGTTCTCGCTGTTCGGGGCCATCAACCGGATCGCGACCGGCGGCTGGTACGGCTCGTCGGCGTACGACAGGCCCGCCTGA
- a CDS encoding class I SAM-dependent methyltransferase encodes MTGPDDRLQQAQRFWDSLTGAEGEFAQQREYGAAMWAAEPNWGDWSIPEAELRLLPDVAGMDTIELGCGTAYFSAWLARAGARPVALDASAQQLGFARELQQQHGLEFPLVHGDAERVDYPDGRFDLALSEYGASSWCDPHRWVPEAARLLRPGGWLIFLTASPLLTICSRTDASGLATDRLIRPYFGLYEIDTPAFGTTEFQLPYGQWFRVLRDAGFDVEGLTEIRAPEDGTTPWPFVDVDWARRWPSECVWVARKSAARPTPGAEA; translated from the coding sequence GTGACCGGGCCGGACGACCGCCTCCAGCAGGCGCAGCGGTTCTGGGACTCGCTCACCGGCGCCGAGGGCGAGTTCGCCCAGCAGCGCGAGTACGGCGCGGCCATGTGGGCGGCCGAGCCGAACTGGGGCGACTGGAGCATCCCCGAGGCCGAGCTGCGCCTGCTGCCGGACGTGGCCGGGATGGACACGATCGAGCTCGGCTGCGGCACCGCGTACTTCTCGGCCTGGCTGGCCCGGGCCGGCGCCCGCCCGGTCGCCCTGGACGCCTCGGCCCAGCAGCTCGGCTTCGCCCGCGAGCTCCAGCAGCAGCACGGCCTGGAGTTCCCGCTCGTGCACGGCGACGCCGAGCGGGTGGACTACCCGGACGGCCGCTTCGACCTGGCCCTGTCCGAGTACGGCGCGAGCAGCTGGTGCGACCCGCACCGCTGGGTGCCGGAGGCGGCCCGGCTGCTGCGCCCCGGCGGTTGGCTGATCTTCCTCACTGCGAGCCCGCTGCTCACCATCTGCAGCAGGACCGACGCCAGCGGGCTGGCCACCGACCGGTTGATCCGGCCGTACTTCGGGCTGTACGAGATCGACACCCCCGCCTTCGGCACCACCGAGTTCCAGCTGCCGTACGGGCAGTGGTTCCGGGTGCTGCGCGACGCCGGTTTCGACGTCGAGGGGCTGACCGAGATCCGCGCTCCGGAGGACGGGACGACGCCCTGGCCGTTCGTGGACGTGGATTGGGCCCGTCGGTGGCCGTCGGAGTGCGTGTGGGTCGCCCGCAAGAGCGCCGCTCGTCCCACTCCGGGTGCCGAAGCGTAG
- a CDS encoding ABC transporter ATP-binding protein, with product MLEFAGVGRTFPDGTQALQDVGLVVDRGEFVSVVGPSGCGKSTLLRLASGLDHASTGTVTVSSDHVGYVFQDPTLLPWRTVRKNVGLLAELEHLPKAEREARVTDAIRVVGLDGFEKHRPRSLSGGMRMRTSLARSLVLQPDVFLFDEPFGALDEMTRERLNDELLQLFADRHFAALFITHSVAEAVFLSTRVVVMSPRPGRILGDVPVPFGYPRQPDLRYSEEFGKVAGEVSDLLREVPRRPAP from the coding sequence ATGCTGGAGTTCGCCGGCGTCGGCCGGACCTTCCCCGACGGCACCCAGGCGCTGCAGGACGTCGGCCTCGTGGTGGACCGCGGCGAGTTCGTCTCGGTCGTCGGCCCGTCCGGGTGCGGGAAGAGCACCCTGCTCCGGCTGGCCTCCGGCCTGGACCACGCCTCCACCGGGACCGTGACGGTCTCCTCCGACCACGTCGGCTACGTCTTCCAGGACCCGACGCTGCTGCCCTGGCGTACGGTCCGCAAGAACGTCGGGCTGCTGGCCGAGCTGGAGCACCTGCCCAAGGCCGAGCGGGAGGCCCGGGTCACCGACGCCATCCGCGTCGTCGGGCTGGACGGCTTCGAGAAGCACCGGCCGCGCTCGCTGTCCGGCGGCATGCGGATGCGGACCTCGCTGGCCCGCTCGCTGGTGCTGCAGCCGGACGTGTTCCTCTTCGACGAGCCGTTCGGCGCGCTGGACGAGATGACCCGGGAGCGGCTGAACGACGAGCTGCTGCAGCTGTTCGCGGACCGGCACTTCGCCGCGCTGTTCATCACCCACTCGGTGGCCGAGGCGGTGTTCCTGTCCACCCGGGTGGTGGTGATGTCGCCGCGGCCGGGCCGCATCCTCGGCGACGTGCCGGTGCCGTTCGGGTACCCGCGACAGCCGGACCTGCGCTACTCGGAGGAGTTCGGCAAGGTCGCCGGCGAGGTCTCGGACCTGCTGCGCGAGGTGCCGCGGCGGCCGGCCCCGTGA
- a CDS encoding DUF6779 domain-containing protein, translating to MAPARSGSAGRGGLRSAALGLAVLIALASTAAVVISDDPQTLRVAVVGALWAFVLAAFAAPRRRETEPDGDGPGSALELRKTYEIELEREVAARREYELQLEVYLRRELERGLAEDVAALRGEVGRMRGEMIERLDGELRMERIETTRLIGGSLRALQDEARRLGIGMPVPPELTVPPPEPAAPSIFDEPPAYGASGYSPFPNYADPGPDPLSDPLPPSYTPAPTYSAPSPYSTPPPYSTPPAYSTPPTYSTPPAYEPPRQPRSHETPAPPRYESPTYASPAPAYVPPPPGRQYGSPPVPPAPRQPAAGESVPPRRRRAREDGEDNEVMSRLLGR from the coding sequence ATGGCCCCCGCCCGCTCCGGATCAGCCGGTCGCGGCGGCCTGCGCTCGGCCGCGCTGGGGCTGGCGGTGCTCATCGCGCTGGCCTCGACCGCGGCGGTGGTGATCAGCGACGACCCGCAGACGCTGCGGGTCGCGGTGGTCGGCGCGCTCTGGGCGTTCGTGCTGGCCGCGTTCGCGGCGCCGCGCCGGCGGGAGACCGAGCCGGACGGGGACGGGCCCGGCAGCGCGCTCGAGCTGCGCAAGACGTACGAGATCGAGCTGGAGCGCGAGGTCGCGGCCCGCCGCGAGTACGAGCTGCAGCTGGAGGTCTACCTCCGCCGCGAGCTCGAGCGCGGGCTGGCCGAGGACGTGGCCGCGCTGCGCGGTGAGGTCGGCCGGATGCGGGGCGAGATGATCGAGCGGCTCGACGGCGAGCTGCGGATGGAGCGGATCGAGACCACCCGGCTGATCGGCGGCAGCCTGCGGGCGCTGCAGGACGAGGCCCGCCGGCTCGGGATCGGCATGCCGGTGCCGCCGGAGCTGACCGTGCCGCCGCCGGAGCCGGCCGCGCCGTCGATCTTCGACGAGCCGCCGGCGTACGGCGCCTCCGGCTACTCGCCGTTCCCGAACTACGCCGACCCCGGGCCGGACCCGCTCAGCGATCCGCTCCCGCCGTCGTACACGCCGGCGCCGACCTACTCGGCCCCGTCGCCCTATTCGACCCCACCGCCCTATTCGACCCCACCGGCTTACTCGACCCCACCGACCTACTCGACCCCACCGGCCTACGAACCGCCCCGACAGCCACGGTCCCATGAGACGCCGGCGCCGCCGCGCTACGAGTCGCCCACTTACGCGTCGCCGGCCCCGGCCTACGTCCCGCCGCCACCCGGCCGGCAGTACGGGTCGCCGCCCGTCCCGCCCGCGCCGAGACAGCCCGCCGCGGGCGAGTCCGTACCACCGCGTCGACGCCGCGCTCGTGAGGACGGCGAGGACAACGAGGTCATGTCCCGGCTCCTGGGCCGCTGA
- a CDS encoding glycine betaine ABC transporter substrate-binding protein, whose amino-acid sequence MKSALLLVLTVLLVSGCTGSDPKPATAEPTVVVGAGLAPEQQIIARMYAQALTKAGFAVTTRFDAGSRAAYVPALQRGELDVVPDYLAPLTEYLRTGVPIAHRPAAPSGDVEHTARILDGLLTDRPLGVTRPSIATDQTAFAVPKTLADDDKLAAVSDLAKLNGDLVLGGPTGCATDDFCLLGLQARYGLRFKGVDELGDVSAPQIFAALRKGTVDVGTVQSSAGGIAADSLVVLRDDLLLQPAGNILALYRSRLPAAARAVVDSVNRALTTEKLQELNKRQDLDGQDPDGLAKRFLQDARLI is encoded by the coding sequence GTGAAGTCCGCGCTGCTGCTGGTCCTGACCGTGCTGCTGGTCAGCGGCTGCACCGGCAGCGACCCGAAGCCGGCCACGGCCGAGCCGACGGTCGTCGTCGGCGCGGGCCTGGCGCCGGAGCAGCAGATCATCGCCCGGATGTACGCGCAGGCCCTGACCAAGGCCGGCTTCGCCGTCACCACCCGGTTCGACGCCGGCAGCCGGGCCGCGTACGTGCCGGCCTTGCAGCGCGGCGAGCTGGACGTGGTGCCGGACTACCTGGCCCCGCTCACCGAGTACCTGCGTACCGGGGTCCCGATCGCGCACCGGCCGGCCGCTCCGTCCGGTGACGTCGAGCACACCGCCCGGATCCTGGACGGGCTGCTCACCGACCGCCCGCTCGGGGTGACCCGGCCCTCGATCGCGACCGACCAGACCGCGTTCGCGGTGCCGAAGACGCTGGCCGACGACGACAAGCTGGCCGCCGTCTCGGACCTGGCCAAGCTCAACGGCGACCTGGTGCTCGGCGGCCCGACCGGCTGCGCCACCGACGACTTCTGCCTGCTCGGCCTGCAGGCCCGCTACGGCCTGCGGTTCAAGGGCGTGGACGAGCTCGGCGACGTGTCCGCCCCGCAGATCTTCGCCGCGCTGCGCAAGGGCACCGTCGACGTGGGCACCGTGCAGTCCTCGGCCGGCGGGATCGCGGCCGACAGCCTGGTGGTGCTGCGCGACGACCTGCTGCTGCAGCCGGCCGGCAACATCCTCGCGCTCTACCGCAGCCGGCTGCCGGCCGCCGCCCGCGCGGTGGTGGACAGCGTGAACCGGGCCCTGACGACGGAGAAGCTGCAGGAGCTGAACAAGCGCCAGGACCTCGACGGCCAGGACCCGGACGGGTTGGCCAAACGCTTCCTGCAGGACGCGCGGCTCATCTGA
- a CDS encoding sensor domain-containing diguanylate cyclase, with amino-acid sequence MGRHSREGEPEAGSLVVGPSDEHFRALVELSPDAVFVIVDGYHAFANWRGLQLLGASKISDLQTRPALDFMDEAIRSEAELRLSGMVDGKNLEYVEETLIRLDGQAVQIEAAGRQVSFSGRNGALIVARDITHRRSSEAQVRAAEEKFRAAFQNAPTGMAIVDRAGMFLDVNAALARLFGRRMATLHGDLIWHHLHPEDSERVRGDFDRVVDGTEDDVSGTFRYRTGAGGDGWVHASVSALVGQKSYIVHLVDVTQQKNTEYDLHRKATHDPLTGLPNRGLVLHKLGAALRSLRAEPGQVHVLFADLDGFKQVNDMHGHAVGDRVLRAAAERMRGALRPTDTIGRLGGDEFVVILKSLPHEVPAEEIAHRLAQAVAAPVAFEEGIVNVRASIGQASTDDPDFPAARLLGAADANMYKVKQATRNAEVFVPRPATAALRAVK; translated from the coding sequence ATGGGCAGGCACAGTCGAGAAGGTGAGCCGGAGGCCGGCTCCCTTGTCGTCGGCCCGTCCGACGAGCACTTCCGGGCTCTGGTCGAGCTCTCCCCGGACGCGGTGTTCGTGATCGTCGACGGCTACCACGCCTTCGCCAACTGGCGCGGCCTGCAGCTGCTCGGCGCCAGCAAGATCTCCGACCTGCAGACCCGGCCGGCGCTCGACTTCATGGACGAGGCGATCCGGTCCGAGGCCGAGCTGCGGCTGAGCGGAATGGTCGACGGCAAGAACCTCGAGTACGTCGAGGAGACCCTGATCCGGCTGGACGGCCAGGCCGTGCAGATCGAGGCGGCCGGCCGGCAGGTCTCCTTCAGCGGCCGCAACGGCGCGCTGATCGTCGCCCGCGACATCACCCACCGGCGCAGCTCCGAGGCCCAGGTCCGGGCGGCCGAGGAGAAGTTCCGGGCCGCGTTCCAGAACGCGCCGACCGGGATGGCGATCGTCGACCGGGCGGGCATGTTCCTCGACGTCAACGCCGCGCTGGCCCGGCTGTTCGGCCGCCGGATGGCCACGCTGCACGGCGACCTGATCTGGCACCACCTGCACCCGGAGGACTCGGAGCGGGTCCGCGGCGACTTCGACCGGGTCGTGGACGGCACCGAGGACGACGTCTCCGGCACCTTCCGCTACCGGACCGGGGCCGGCGGCGACGGCTGGGTGCACGCCTCGGTGTCCGCGCTGGTCGGGCAGAAGTCGTACATCGTCCACCTGGTGGACGTGACCCAGCAGAAGAACACCGAGTACGACCTGCACCGCAAGGCGACCCACGACCCGCTGACCGGGCTGCCCAACCGGGGCCTGGTGCTGCACAAACTCGGCGCCGCGCTGCGCTCGCTGCGGGCCGAACCCGGCCAGGTGCACGTCCTGTTCGCCGACCTCGACGGCTTCAAGCAGGTCAACGACATGCACGGGCACGCGGTCGGGGACCGGGTCTTGCGGGCGGCGGCGGAGCGGATGCGGGGCGCGCTGCGGCCGACCGACACGATCGGCCGGCTCGGCGGCGATGAGTTCGTGGTCATCCTCAAGTCGCTGCCGCACGAGGTGCCGGCCGAGGAGATCGCGCACCGGCTGGCCCAGGCGGTGGCCGCGCCGGTCGCGTTCGAGGAGGGCATCGTCAACGTCCGGGCCAGTATCGGCCAGGCGTCCACCGACGATCCCGACTTCCCGGCCGCCCGGCTGCTCGGCGCGGCCGACGCGAACATGTACAAGGTCAAGCAGGCGACCCGCAACGCCGAGGTGTTCGTGCCGCGGCCGGCCACGGCGGCCCTGCGCGCGGTCAAGTAG
- a CDS encoding DUF3180 domain-containing protein codes for MISPTRIRDLIGYALAVTGITWLALRQWYGDLPRLSWFVPLSLVLLAIAETLAANQLRDRIRRRPGALPVQPLVAAQMFALAKASAVVGAVVTGSWAGLLLYAVPRLGQLMAAGGDTRTGSVGVVAGLALAGAGLWLEYCCRAPAPPDSETRTRPDGSTGA; via the coding sequence GTGATCAGCCCAACCCGGATCCGGGACCTGATCGGCTACGCCCTGGCTGTGACCGGCATCACCTGGCTCGCCCTGCGCCAGTGGTACGGCGACCTGCCGCGGCTGAGCTGGTTCGTGCCGCTCTCGCTGGTGCTGCTGGCCATCGCCGAGACGCTCGCGGCCAACCAGCTGCGCGACCGGATCCGCCGGCGGCCCGGCGCGCTGCCGGTGCAGCCGCTGGTCGCGGCGCAGATGTTCGCGCTGGCCAAGGCGAGTGCGGTCGTCGGCGCGGTCGTGACCGGCAGCTGGGCCGGCCTGCTGCTCTATGCCGTACCGCGGCTGGGGCAGCTCATGGCGGCCGGCGGCGACACCCGTACCGGGAGCGTCGGGGTGGTCGCCGGGCTGGCCCTGGCCGGGGCCGGACTGTGGCTCGAATACTGCTGCCGGGCCCCGGCACCGCCGGACAGCGAGACGCGGACTAGGCCGGATGGATCAACCGGGGCCTAA
- the folK gene encoding 2-amino-4-hydroxy-6-hydroxymethyldihydropteridine diphosphokinase, translating to MSRAVLSIGSNLGDRLAHLKSVVAALDPIAVSPVYETAPWGGVDQDDYLNAILVVDDPGTDAYGWLARAHACEQAAGRTREVHWGPRTLDVDVIDVDGVVNPDPDLTLPHPHAHERAFVLVPWTDVEPDAVLTGQGRIADLITDSDDVRRTDLVLR from the coding sequence GTGAGCCGGGCCGTGCTGTCCATCGGGTCGAATCTCGGCGACCGGCTGGCGCACCTGAAGTCCGTCGTCGCCGCCCTCGACCCGATCGCGGTCAGCCCGGTGTACGAGACCGCACCCTGGGGCGGCGTCGACCAGGACGACTACCTCAACGCGATCCTGGTCGTCGACGACCCCGGCACCGACGCGTACGGCTGGCTGGCCCGGGCGCACGCCTGCGAGCAGGCCGCCGGCCGGACCCGGGAGGTGCACTGGGGCCCGCGCACCCTCGACGTCGACGTGATCGACGTGGACGGCGTGGTCAATCCCGACCCCGACCTGACCCTCCCGCACCCGCACGCCCACGAGCGTGCGTTCGTGCTGGTGCCCTGGACCGACGTCGAGCCGGACGCGGTCCTGACCGGACAGGGTCGTATTGCAGACCTGATAACGGACAGCGACGATGTCCGCCGTACGGACCTGGTGCTGCGGTGA
- the folB gene encoding dihydroneopterin aldolase produces MADRITLTGLTVRGHHGVFEHERRDGQDFVVDATLWLDSKPAAASDDLADTVDYGGLAEKLATVVEGEPVNLIETLAARLAELCMADERVIAAEVTVHKPQAPIEREFADVAVTARRSRR; encoded by the coding sequence GTGGCTGACCGGATCACGCTGACCGGCCTGACTGTCCGCGGCCACCACGGCGTCTTCGAGCACGAGCGCCGGGACGGCCAGGACTTCGTCGTCGACGCCACGCTCTGGCTGGACAGCAAGCCGGCGGCGGCCAGCGACGACCTCGCCGACACCGTCGACTACGGCGGGCTGGCCGAGAAGTTGGCGACCGTGGTCGAGGGCGAGCCGGTCAACCTCATCGAGACGCTCGCGGCCCGGCTGGCCGAGCTCTGCATGGCCGATGAGCGGGTGATCGCGGCCGAGGTCACGGTGCACAAGCCGCAGGCTCCGATCGAGCGCGAGTTCGCCGACGTGGCGGTGACCGCCCGGCGGTCCCGCCGGTGA